One window of the Paenibacillus beijingensis genome contains the following:
- a CDS encoding Nif3-like dinuclear metal center hexameric protein → MLHEPTRTNAGQVLSALNEISRGRMVMDWNEISSGQNPYVVMKSSNIPGKSVIEIPGLVYGDKSKPVSRIGVGMTLTESMIELASGMELDLIIVHHPVADAASSGGVPFADYLPLYNLALIEMHEAFHGLHPGLTFLHGHHKVATDTSFAGLPGNVLHKGVALEGVNTAGDMLAWLDDWMGHDIDRNLLEAEKAIRGELSLHEATLSNPAKLLSGTPDQPVKHILHFFPHTGFSLDHLEMALRLYPETDTIVVSISRVREDHPFVGLAKQRGLNFIVGNPHSVEIMENGLPLAYALEQMLPGVEVFLLRERVTAVPLQDVGYGKMVRYGKEMAHNHLLSSPSTRAIQV, encoded by the coding sequence ATGCTTCATGAACCGACCCGCACGAATGCCGGCCAGGTACTGTCGGCGCTGAATGAAATTTCGAGAGGAAGGATGGTGATGGACTGGAATGAAATTTCTTCGGGACAAAATCCTTATGTCGTCATGAAAAGCTCGAACATCCCGGGCAAAAGCGTCATCGAAATTCCCGGTCTCGTTTACGGAGACAAGAGCAAGCCGGTGTCCCGCATCGGCGTCGGCATGACGCTTACGGAATCGATGATCGAGCTGGCGTCGGGAATGGAGCTCGATTTGATCATCGTGCATCATCCGGTCGCGGATGCGGCCAGCTCGGGCGGCGTTCCGTTCGCCGATTATTTGCCGCTGTACAATCTTGCGCTCATCGAGATGCACGAGGCGTTTCACGGCCTGCATCCCGGCCTGACGTTTCTCCACGGTCATCATAAGGTTGCGACCGATACGTCGTTCGCGGGACTTCCCGGCAATGTGCTGCATAAAGGGGTCGCTTTGGAGGGGGTGAATACAGCCGGCGATATGCTGGCCTGGCTTGACGATTGGATGGGGCACGACATCGACCGCAACCTGCTGGAAGCGGAGAAGGCGATCCGCGGCGAGCTGTCGCTTCATGAAGCGACGCTGTCCAATCCGGCGAAGCTGCTGAGCGGGACGCCGGATCAGCCGGTGAAGCACATTTTGCACTTTTTTCCGCATACCGGGTTTTCGCTCGATCATCTGGAAATGGCATTGCGATTGTACCCCGAAACCGATACGATCGTCGTCAGCATCAGCCGGGTACGGGAAGATCATCCGTTCGTCGGCTTGGCGAAGCAAAGGGGTCTTAATTTCATTGTGGGCAATCCCCATTCGGTCGAAATTATGGAAAACGGCCTGCCGCTCGCATACGCGCTGGAACAAATGCTGCCCGGCGTTGAAGTGTTTTTGCTCCGGGAGCGCGTGACCGCCGTTCCGCTGCAGGATGTCGGTTACGGGAAGATGGTCCGGTACGGCAAAGAGATGGCCCATAACCATCTTCTTTCCAGCCCTTCGACCCGGGCCATACAAGTGTAA
- a CDS encoding ABC transporter substrate-binding protein: MMVTMKRSAVVMISMMMLLFAAACGSGGTNETATTNTPAPATEETTSPPANETGAEAAPQEITTVKFSEVIRSIFYAPHYVAMSKGFFEEEGLNVDMNTSQGSDKGAAALLAGTADISLVGPETAIFIHNQEGNKKLKIFYQLTMKDGSFLLSRTKADSFKWSDLSGKTVISWRPGSAPQMVFSSTLKQEGVADANVITNIAAPAMAAAFTGGQGDYIQVFEPLASTLINEGKAYYAASMGETFGSFPETSYVATSEYIEKNPAVIQKFVNAVAKGREWLNTASDDEIAEALAPFFEGTSKELIIQSVNRYKQQDTWPAKPELTAEAFEKLQGVLIENGVLKPEQKIANMTDVVDMTFVGKIGQ; this comes from the coding sequence ATGATGGTCACGATGAAACGTTCCGCAGTTGTAATGATTTCGATGATGATGCTGCTGTTTGCCGCCGCCTGCGGAAGCGGCGGAACGAACGAAACCGCAACCACCAATACGCCGGCTCCGGCAACTGAAGAAACGACTTCTCCCCCTGCGAATGAAACAGGCGCTGAAGCCGCTCCCCAGGAAATAACCACGGTGAAATTTTCGGAAGTTATCCGCTCCATTTTTTACGCGCCGCATTATGTCGCGATGTCCAAAGGATTTTTTGAAGAAGAGGGCCTTAATGTCGATATGAATACGTCGCAAGGCTCTGACAAAGGGGCGGCCGCGCTGCTGGCGGGAACGGCGGACATTTCGCTGGTCGGTCCCGAGACGGCGATCTTTATCCATAATCAGGAAGGAAACAAGAAGCTGAAAATTTTCTATCAGCTGACGATGAAGGACGGCTCGTTCCTGCTGTCGCGCACGAAGGCGGATTCGTTCAAATGGAGCGATTTGTCCGGCAAAACGGTCATCAGCTGGCGGCCGGGAAGCGCGCCGCAAATGGTATTCAGCTCCACGCTCAAGCAAGAGGGCGTGGCGGACGCGAACGTGATCACGAATATTGCCGCACCGGCGATGGCCGCAGCCTTTACGGGCGGCCAGGGCGACTACATCCAGGTGTTCGAACCGCTTGCTTCCACGCTGATCAATGAGGGTAAAGCTTATTATGCCGCTTCCATGGGCGAAACTTTCGGCTCCTTCCCGGAAACGTCTTATGTGGCCACCTCGGAATATATTGAGAAAAATCCCGCAGTAATTCAGAAATTCGTGAACGCTGTCGCCAAAGGCCGCGAGTGGCTGAACACCGCATCCGACGATGAGATTGCCGAAGCGCTTGCGCCGTTCTTCGAGGGCACGAGCAAAGAGCTTATTATTCAATCCGTGAACCGGTACAAACAGCAGGATACCTGGCCCGCCAAGCCGGAGCTTACCGCCGAGGCGTTCGAGAAGCTGCAGGGCGTGCTGATCGAGAACGGGGTGCTCAAGCCGGAACAAAAAATTGCCAATATGACGGACGTCGTCGACATGACCTTTGTGGGCAAAATCGGACAGTGA
- a CDS encoding ABC transporter ATP-binding protein, translating into MAQIELRGVGLSYFTLKQETEALRDIDISIRAGEFISIVGPSGCGKSTLLSLISGMINPTKGKVLIDGEEVKGTSHKVGYMLQHDHLFEWRSVLRNLTVGAEVRKMDRKQAEIRALELMERYGLGGFAGHNPAQLSGGMRQRVALIRTLVTEPDILLLDEPFSALDYQTRLSLQEDIFKIIKDQGKTAILVTHDISEAIAMADRVMVMSKRPSTIHNIHPIRFAEGESLSPWQKREAGQYNAYFNAIWRELEGHVNAAG; encoded by the coding sequence GTGGCACAAATTGAACTGCGCGGAGTGGGCTTAAGCTATTTCACGCTGAAGCAGGAGACGGAAGCGCTGCGGGACATTGATATTTCGATCCGGGCGGGCGAGTTTATCAGCATCGTCGGTCCGAGCGGATGCGGGAAGAGCACTTTGCTCTCCCTCATTTCCGGCATGATCAATCCGACCAAAGGCAAAGTGCTGATCGACGGGGAAGAAGTAAAGGGCACGTCGCACAAAGTCGGATATATGCTGCAGCACGACCATCTGTTTGAATGGCGGAGCGTGCTGCGCAACTTGACCGTCGGCGCGGAAGTGCGGAAGATGGACCGCAAGCAGGCCGAGATCCGGGCGCTTGAGCTGATGGAGCGCTACGGCCTCGGCGGCTTTGCCGGCCATAACCCGGCGCAGCTGTCGGGCGGAATGCGGCAGCGGGTCGCTCTGATCCGGACGCTTGTGACGGAGCCGGACATTCTGCTGTTGGACGAACCGTTCTCGGCTCTTGACTACCAAACCCGGCTTTCGCTTCAGGAGGATATTTTCAAGATCATCAAGGATCAGGGAAAAACGGCGATTCTCGTCACCCACGACATTTCGGAGGCGATTGCGATGGCGGACCGGGTGATGGTCATGTCAAAGCGTCCAAGCACGATCCATAACATCCATCCGATCCGTTTTGCCGAGGGAGAGTCGTTATCACCGTGGCAAAAAAGGGAAGCGGGGCAGTACAACGCCTACTTTAATGCCATATGGAGGGAGCTGGAGGGCCATGTCAATGCTGCCGGCTAA
- a CDS encoding ABC transporter permease: protein MSMLPAKEITISVKPESGRTAEHRDSPVSPQYKKYLRAQKQKVWLIRASRLFILAAFLALWQLAADLKWVDPMLTSKPSSLISSFRELALNGNLFKHIRVTAVETVISMAVSMLLGFVIAVLLWLSSFASKVLEPYMVVLNALPKVALGPIFYIWLGDRYSIYGMAIAISLVVTVLMLESGFREIGQTKLKLMESLGASRMQMLRMVMLPASIPNVIATLKVNVGLTLVGVIMGEFLSSKAGLGYLIIYGGQVFQMNMVMVSIAMLALMSVVLYGIVSVIGYYAGGGKR, encoded by the coding sequence ATGTCAATGCTGCCGGCTAAGGAAATCACAATTTCCGTCAAACCGGAAAGCGGGAGAACGGCCGAGCATCGGGACTCGCCGGTGTCCCCGCAATACAAGAAGTATCTTCGCGCTCAGAAGCAAAAGGTATGGCTCATCCGCGCCTCCCGGCTGTTCATACTGGCTGCGTTTCTTGCATTGTGGCAGCTGGCGGCCGATCTGAAGTGGGTCGATCCGATGCTGACGAGCAAGCCGTCTTCGCTTATAAGCTCCTTCCGCGAGCTGGCGCTTAACGGAAATTTGTTCAAGCATATCCGGGTAACCGCAGTGGAGACGGTAATCAGTATGGCCGTTTCGATGCTGCTCGGATTCGTGATCGCCGTGCTGCTGTGGCTATCTTCGTTCGCTTCGAAGGTGCTGGAGCCTTACATGGTTGTCCTGAACGCGCTGCCGAAGGTGGCGCTCGGACCGATCTTCTATATTTGGCTCGGCGACCGCTATTCGATTTATGGGATGGCCATTGCGATTTCGCTTGTCGTCACGGTGCTGATGCTGGAGAGCGGATTTAGGGAAATCGGTCAAACGAAGCTGAAGCTGATGGAGTCGCTCGGAGCTTCGCGGATGCAGATGCTGCGGATGGTCATGCTGCCGGCCAGCATCCCGAACGTCATCGCCACATTGAAAGTTAACGTCGGTCTGACGCTCGTCGGGGTCATCATGGGCGAGTTTCTCTCGTCCAAAGCAGGGCTCGGCTATTTGATTATATACGGCGGCCAAGTGTTCCAAATGAACATGGTTATGGTCAGCATCGCGATGCTGGCGCTGATGTCGGTCGTGCTGTATGGCATCGTGAGCGTGATCGGTTATTATGCGGGGGGTGGAAAAAGGTAG
- the yyaC gene encoding spore protease YyaC produces the protein MMHHSHYLDKKTIPYLTNALSSHFLQQQPGYSEIVIVCVGSSRYPGDALGPIVGSKLARLLGQHPSVYLFGTTEKPVHALNLNKTVAHIAAKRKGAYVIAVDACLGQFYKIGTLQLVEEPLQPGSGLGKSLPAVGHIHFKGIVNNHAPLRPQILEHGSLLTFLDDMASVIAGVLVRSLQDHMIPRLVPSQLPEGGSSSDTLSAGW, from the coding sequence ATGATGCACCACAGCCACTACTTAGATAAAAAAACGATTCCTTACTTAACGAATGCCCTGAGCAGTCACTTTCTCCAGCAGCAGCCGGGTTACAGCGAAATTGTCATCGTATGCGTCGGATCCAGCCGCTATCCCGGCGATGCCCTTGGACCGATTGTGGGCAGCAAGCTGGCACGGCTTCTCGGCCAGCACCCTAGCGTGTATCTGTTCGGTACAACCGAGAAACCGGTCCATGCTTTGAATTTAAATAAAACGGTGGCGCATATCGCAGCCAAGCGAAAAGGCGCTTACGTAATCGCTGTCGACGCTTGCCTGGGACAGTTTTACAAAATCGGAACGCTTCAGCTTGTCGAAGAGCCGCTGCAGCCGGGGAGCGGGCTCGGCAAATCGCTCCCCGCCGTCGGCCACATTCACTTCAAAGGAATTGTGAACAACCACGCCCCGCTGCGTCCGCAAATTTTGGAACACGGCAGCCTCTTAACTTTTTTGGACGATATGGCTTCCGTTATCGCCGGGGTGCTCGTCCGGTCGCTGCAGGACCATATGATTCCCCGGCTTGTCCCGTCTCAGCTTCCGGAAGGCGGCTCCTCTTCGGATACTCTTTCCGCCGGCTGGTAA
- a CDS encoding creatininase family protein, translating into MQAYCLTDMTWPEVEQALKTVRIAIIPLGAHEQHGPHMVESCDAVLAEEMAKKLAGLLYPEALVTPTINMGVSPHHLHFPGTISLEPSTLIAVLRDMIRSLKQHGIDKVLVLNSHGGNQATLGVAADTLTRELDVQFLYAKTTASAKDVMNRTIQSTLYGHSCDREVSEALYLAPHLVREEKLEKGDIQEGKWRKLRPGNPLQGFYYYEEMTRNGCIGDATRASREIGKEIVDTALERLAAAVKEVL; encoded by the coding sequence ATGCAAGCCTATTGTTTGACCGATATGACGTGGCCGGAAGTCGAGCAGGCGCTCAAGACGGTCCGTATCGCCATTATTCCCCTCGGCGCTCATGAACAGCACGGGCCGCATATGGTTGAAAGCTGCGATGCGGTGCTGGCGGAAGAGATGGCGAAGAAGCTTGCCGGACTGCTCTATCCGGAAGCGCTCGTTACGCCTACCATTAATATGGGCGTATCGCCGCACCACCTTCATTTTCCGGGAACGATCTCCCTGGAGCCGTCAACGCTGATTGCGGTGCTGCGCGATATGATCCGCTCGCTGAAACAGCATGGAATCGACAAGGTGCTCGTGCTCAATTCGCACGGGGGCAACCAGGCGACGCTTGGCGTAGCGGCCGACACGCTGACGAGGGAGCTTGACGTGCAATTTCTGTATGCGAAAACGACGGCATCGGCGAAAGATGTGATGAACCGGACGATCCAGTCGACGCTGTACGGCCACAGCTGCGACCGCGAAGTATCGGAGGCGCTTTATTTGGCGCCGCACCTGGTACGGGAGGAGAAGCTGGAGAAGGGCGACATTCAGGAAGGCAAATGGCGCAAGCTGCGCCCGGGCAATCCGCTGCAAGGTTTTTATTATTATGAAGAGATGACGCGCAACGGCTGTATCGGGGACGCGACGCGGGCGAGCAGGGAGATCGGCAAGGAAATCGTGGACACGGCACTCGAGCGGCTGGCGGCAGCCGTTAAAGAAGTGCTGTAA
- a CDS encoding TenA family transcriptional regulator yields the protein MTTTATQSRLMNKEEFRRALEQAIEGNAVAKAPFTTMWANGDLKKEHFARWVEQHYAYVGPFAEYLAYIYANCPHEDARDFLLQNMWEEELGGDRHTDLLIRFGESCGTTRERIVSMEHLLPETIGLQSWCYRMAFKENFLFATAALVVGLESQVPAIYRRQTPTLREKYGFTDEEVEFFDLHIVSDEIHGERGYQIVLEYAKTAEEQQRCIKIVEEATKMRRMYIAAISREFVTNE from the coding sequence ATGACGACAACTGCAACGCAATCCCGACTGATGAACAAGGAAGAATTCCGCCGCGCATTGGAACAGGCAATCGAAGGCAACGCTGTTGCCAAAGCGCCTTTTACGACGATGTGGGCAAACGGCGATTTGAAGAAAGAACATTTCGCCAGATGGGTTGAGCAGCATTACGCTTATGTCGGACCTTTCGCCGAATATCTCGCTTACATTTATGCCAACTGTCCGCATGAGGATGCCCGGGACTTCCTGCTGCAAAACATGTGGGAAGAAGAGCTTGGCGGCGACCGCCACACCGACCTGCTGATCCGTTTCGGCGAATCGTGCGGCACGACGCGTGAGCGGATCGTATCGATGGAGCATCTGCTGCCGGAAACGATCGGTCTGCAGTCGTGGTGTTACCGGATGGCGTTTAAAGAAAACTTCCTGTTCGCCACCGCGGCGCTCGTTGTCGGACTGGAATCCCAGGTGCCAGCCATCTACCGCAGACAAACGCCGACTCTCCGTGAGAAATACGGGTTTACCGATGAAGAAGTCGAATTTTTCGATCTGCATATCGTCTCCGATGAAATTCACGGCGAACGCGGTTACCAGATCGTGCTCGAATATGCCAAAACCGCTGAAGAACAGCAGCGCTGCATTAAAATTGTGGAAGAAGCGACGAAAATGCGCAGAATGTACATCGCGGCGATTTCCCGCGAGTTTGTAACAAACGAATAA
- a CDS encoding aldehyde dehydrogenase family protein, which translates to MAIDTAVTTFKNLIGGEWVESASGQTFDSGNPADTADIVGRFQASLHEDAVGAVEAAEKAFPAWRATAPSRRAEILYKAADLLEAGLEQYALELTREEGKTLASARMEVKRSAQTFRYYASEGLNVTGDTLPSDDPKTFVYTRKEPLGVVTVITPWNFPLSIPARKIAPALATGNTVVFKPASDTPLIALRLVQALHEAGLPAGVINFVTGSASKTGSALVTHPAVKAVTFTGSTGAGEHIHRSIRLSTRIQLELGGKNPLVVLEDADLDQAAELAVKGGFELTGQACTGTSRVIVMDQVHDRFVEKLIERTKSLAVGNGLLKETEIGPLANESQLENVLSYIAIGQEEGAELVYGGERIAGGEYDKGYYVRPAVFTGVTPEMRIAKEEIFGPVISVIRVTSFKEAVRIANDVEYGLSASICTSDVNRMQYFIQHMESGMVKVNRTTTGNAYNAPFGGVKMSSTGTYRESGREALEFYTQIKTVYQGIDDIK; encoded by the coding sequence ATGGCGATCGATACGGCTGTAACAACATTCAAAAACCTCATAGGCGGAGAGTGGGTCGAGTCGGCAAGCGGGCAGACGTTCGACAGCGGCAATCCTGCGGATACGGCGGATATCGTGGGCCGCTTTCAGGCTTCCCTCCACGAGGACGCCGTAGGAGCGGTCGAAGCGGCGGAGAAAGCTTTTCCGGCGTGGCGCGCCACCGCTCCGAGCCGAAGGGCGGAAATATTGTACAAGGCCGCCGATCTGCTGGAAGCGGGCCTCGAGCAGTACGCGCTGGAATTGACGCGCGAGGAGGGTAAGACGCTTGCCAGCGCCCGTATGGAAGTGAAACGATCCGCGCAAACGTTTCGTTATTACGCTTCGGAAGGTCTTAACGTTACCGGCGACACGCTGCCGTCCGACGATCCCAAGACGTTTGTCTATACACGAAAAGAGCCGCTCGGCGTCGTCACCGTCATTACCCCTTGGAATTTTCCTCTCTCCATCCCGGCCCGCAAAATCGCTCCTGCGCTTGCGACCGGCAACACCGTCGTATTCAAGCCGGCTTCCGATACCCCTTTGATCGCACTGCGTCTTGTCCAGGCGCTGCACGAGGCGGGACTGCCGGCAGGCGTCATCAATTTCGTGACCGGGTCGGCGTCGAAGACCGGCAGCGCGCTCGTGACGCACCCGGCCGTCAAAGCGGTTACGTTCACCGGCTCCACCGGCGCCGGCGAGCACATTCACCGTTCGATCCGGCTTTCGACCCGCATTCAGCTTGAGCTGGGCGGCAAGAACCCGCTGGTCGTGCTGGAAGACGCCGATCTTGACCAGGCTGCCGAGCTGGCCGTCAAGGGCGGCTTCGAGCTGACGGGTCAAGCGTGCACGGGCACAAGCCGGGTCATCGTCATGGACCAGGTGCACGACCGCTTCGTCGAGAAGCTGATCGAGCGGACGAAGTCGCTTGCCGTCGGCAACGGGCTGTTGAAAGAAACGGAGATCGGCCCGCTCGCGAACGAGAGCCAGCTCGAAAACGTGCTGTCTTATATCGCAATCGGTCAAGAAGAAGGCGCCGAACTTGTTTATGGAGGCGAGAGAATCGCAGGCGGCGAGTACGATAAAGGCTATTATGTGCGGCCCGCCGTGTTCACCGGCGTCACGCCGGAGATGAGAATTGCGAAGGAAGAAATTTTCGGACCGGTTATCTCGGTCATCCGCGTTACAAGCTTTAAGGAAGCGGTTCGGATCGCCAACGATGTGGAATACGGGCTGTCCGCTTCGATTTGCACCTCCGATGTGAACCGGATGCAATATTTTATTCAGCATATGGAGTCCGGAATGGTGAAGGTCAACCGGACGACGACCGGCAACGCATACAACGCGCCGTTCGGAGGCGTCAAGATGTCCAGTACGGGAACGTACCGGGAATCGGGCCGGGAAGCGCTCGAATTTTATACCCAGATCAAAACGGTTTATCAAGGCATTGACGACATCAAATGA
- a CDS encoding GlcG/HbpS family heme-binding protein, which produces MKTVTRIELEEAKVMIEAAKLAAVEVKALETICIVDDGGYVIAMERMNGARITGPEIAIAKAFTASGHKRSTHLFNQPGGPATTTGEAFGIHVMMPGKFAIFVGGFPIVVNGEVVGGIGISGGNGEQDTAVGVAALKALSEHLGPEYDVITQADIKK; this is translated from the coding sequence ATGAAGACGGTAACACGGATTGAACTGGAAGAAGCGAAAGTGATGATCGAAGCGGCCAAACTGGCGGCGGTCGAAGTGAAGGCGCTCGAGACGATCTGCATCGTCGACGACGGCGGATACGTGATCGCGATGGAGCGGATGAACGGAGCCCGGATCACGGGCCCTGAAATCGCCATCGCCAAAGCGTTTACGGCCAGCGGCCACAAACGGTCGACGCATCTGTTCAACCAGCCGGGAGGCCCGGCGACAACAACAGGCGAAGCATTCGGCATCCATGTGATGATGCCCGGCAAGTTCGCGATATTCGTCGGCGGATTTCCGATTGTCGTAAACGGCGAAGTCGTAGGCGGCATCGGCATCAGTGGCGGCAACGGCGAGCAGGATACGGCTGTCGGCGTCGCGGCGCTCAAAGCGCTCAGCGAGCATCTCGGTCCCGAATACGACGTGATCACGCAGGCGGACATCAAGAAGTAG
- a CDS encoding GntR family transcriptional regulator, producing the protein MPETIELWKSEELSPIRDKVYNYIKQAIVQGIYKSGERIIERELADQLQVSRTPIREALFRLESQGFVKTLPRKGVVVSKLSPEEVIEIFTILSSLESLAVKLAAQNANESHIEQLERLIRKMEEELSHSKSDEVSTSFHFETYDIICEAAQSPRLKQMLDGLSDYIRSFVQLGYELPGRKRKAAEEHLQQAKAVRGREAEQAEYITRIHLENSKKAYLEALNKE; encoded by the coding sequence ATGCCGGAGACAATCGAACTTTGGAAAAGCGAAGAACTCAGTCCCATACGCGACAAAGTATACAACTACATCAAGCAGGCGATCGTTCAAGGCATCTACAAATCGGGCGAACGCATTATCGAGCGCGAGCTGGCGGACCAGCTGCAGGTCAGCCGTACGCCGATTCGCGAAGCACTGTTCCGGCTCGAATCGCAAGGTTTCGTCAAGACGCTTCCCCGCAAGGGAGTCGTCGTTTCGAAGCTTTCCCCGGAGGAAGTCATTGAAATTTTTACGATTCTATCCTCGCTGGAAAGCCTTGCGGTGAAGCTGGCGGCACAAAATGCAAACGAGTCCCACATTGAACAATTGGAACGCCTGATCCGGAAGATGGAAGAGGAACTGTCCCATTCCAAATCGGATGAAGTTTCGACCAGCTTTCATTTCGAAACGTACGATATTATTTGCGAAGCGGCGCAAAGCCCGCGTCTGAAACAAATGCTGGACGGTCTTTCCGATTATATCCGCTCCTTTGTACAGCTGGGGTACGAGCTTCCCGGCCGGAAAAGAAAAGCGGCCGAGGAGCATCTGCAGCAAGCGAAAGCAGTACGGGGCAGGGAGGCGGAGCAGGCGGAATACATTACCCGCATTCATCTGGAAAATTCCAAAAAAGCCTATTTGGAGGCGCTGAATAAAGAATAG
- a CDS encoding 2Fe-2S iron-sulfur cluster-binding protein: MPNVTLHQNGQVYQQEVGANSNLVVLAGIKKFGHLKYGCGMGKCTKCMVKVLSGAESLPEPNWKENKMLGEKLSDGYRLACQLYIHEDLEIRQE, encoded by the coding sequence ATGCCTAATGTAACCTTGCATCAGAATGGTCAAGTCTATCAACAGGAAGTCGGTGCGAACAGCAATCTGGTCGTGCTTGCGGGAATCAAGAAATTTGGCCATCTGAAGTATGGCTGCGGCATGGGAAAATGCACGAAATGCATGGTGAAGGTTCTCTCGGGAGCGGAAAGTCTTCCCGAGCCGAATTGGAAGGAAAACAAAATGCTCGGCGAGAAGCTCAGCGACGGCTACCGTTTGGCTTGCCAGCTTTATATTCACGAAGATCTCGAAATTCGCCAGGAGTAG
- a CDS encoding RidA family protein, producing the protein MPPSAEQKLETLRIPLPEPNTPSGNYVPYTMLEPLLYLSGVTPKTGGKLLYKGKVGQDLTKEEGYEAARLCMVNQLSAIRSALGTLDRVAGILKLEGFIQADADFEDLPFVLNGASDLLVEVFGDRGKHARSAIGVSSLPSGAAVEVELTVFFK; encoded by the coding sequence ATGCCGCCCAGCGCCGAACAGAAGCTTGAAACGCTCCGTATTCCGTTACCGGAACCGAATACGCCAAGCGGAAACTACGTCCCGTATACGATGCTCGAACCTTTGCTGTATTTAAGCGGAGTTACGCCTAAGACAGGCGGCAAACTGCTCTATAAGGGCAAAGTCGGACAGGATCTGACGAAGGAGGAAGGCTACGAGGCGGCCAGGCTCTGCATGGTGAACCAGCTGAGTGCGATTCGCTCGGCGCTTGGAACGCTCGACCGCGTCGCCGGCATTTTGAAGCTGGAAGGGTTCATTCAGGCCGATGCGGATTTCGAGGATCTGCCCTTTGTATTAAACGGCGCATCCGACCTGCTGGTCGAGGTGTTCGGCGACCGCGGCAAGCATGCGAGGTCGGCGATCGGCGTCAGCTCACTGCCGAGCGGTGCGGCCGTCGAGGTGGAATTGACCGTTTTCTTTAAATAA
- a CDS encoding 2Fe-2S iron-sulfur cluster-binding protein has translation MPSITYQNSGKTIEVDKDANILRTSIRYEGTVPYKCGGGLCGTCRVRIVDGHDNLSRVMKKEIDRLGAERIEEGYRLACQTFVTGDVTIAWGEEDLERLNKIAKRRINASS, from the coding sequence ATGCCATCGATTACGTATCAAAATTCCGGCAAGACGATCGAAGTTGACAAAGATGCGAACATCCTTAGAACGTCGATCCGCTATGAAGGTACCGTGCCTTACAAATGCGGCGGAGGATTGTGCGGCACCTGCCGCGTCCGCATCGTCGACGGTCATGACAATCTCAGCAGAGTGATGAAGAAGGAAATCGACCGTCTGGGCGCCGAACGGATTGAAGAAGGATACCGGCTGGCGTGCCAAACCTTTGTGACGGGAGACGTTACGATTGCCTGGGGCGAAGAAGACTTGGAGCGGCTGAACAAAATCGCCAAAAGAAGAATTAACGCTTCATCCTAA
- the nadX gene encoding aspartate dehydrogenase, with protein sequence MINVGVIGYGTIGEDVAEALRGGQAGDAVLSAVLVRDISKYRDRDDLRSVMTEDADDFLSRGLDIVVECAGHHAVSAWGERVLQSGADLIIVSVGAFADDALLARILEAAKASGRKVIVPSAAIGGLDRIAAGSIGPIDEVTLVTRKPPKAWYGTLVEQQVDLAALTEPYLAFEGVARDAAKLFPESVNVSAALSLAGVGLDATKVKVYADPTVTRNTHEIEAKGHFGQIKLQIQNTPSARNPKTGYIVAMSVVKTIRDLTSPFVIGV encoded by the coding sequence ATGATCAACGTTGGCGTGATTGGTTATGGAACGATTGGCGAGGATGTGGCGGAAGCGCTGCGTGGCGGCCAGGCGGGCGACGCCGTACTTTCAGCGGTTCTCGTCCGGGATATTTCGAAGTACCGGGACCGGGACGATCTTCGGTCCGTCATGACGGAGGATGCGGACGACTTCCTCTCCCGCGGGCTGGACATCGTGGTGGAATGCGCGGGTCATCATGCCGTGTCCGCCTGGGGCGAGCGGGTGCTTCAGTCGGGGGCCGATCTGATCATCGTCAGCGTCGGGGCGTTTGCCGATGATGCGCTGCTTGCGCGTATATTGGAGGCGGCAAAGGCGAGCGGACGCAAAGTGATCGTTCCTTCCGCCGCGATCGGAGGGTTAGACAGGATTGCAGCCGGCAGCATCGGACCGATCGACGAAGTGACGCTCGTCACCCGGAAGCCGCCGAAGGCTTGGTACGGAACGCTGGTCGAACAGCAGGTCGATTTGGCGGCTTTAACCGAGCCTTACCTTGCTTTTGAAGGCGTTGCGCGAGATGCGGCGAAGTTGTTTCCGGAAAGCGTCAACGTTTCGGCGGCTCTCAGCTTGGCCGGAGTGGGACTGGACGCCACGAAAGTCAAGGTGTACGCGGATCCGACCGTTACGCGCAACACGCACGAGATCGAAGCGAAGGGACATTTCGGGCAGATCAAGCTGCAAATTCAAAACACGCCGTCGGCCCGCAATCCGAAGACCGGCTACATCGTGGCGATGAGCGTCGTCAAAACGATCCGCGATTTAACGTCGCCCTTTGTCATCGGCGTGTAG